The following is a genomic window from Mustela lutreola isolate mMusLut2 chromosome 5, mMusLut2.pri, whole genome shotgun sequence.
GAAGGTATTTCTCATACATTCAATTTTGAAATGTGTCCTGCTGAACCCTGTACATTGGCAACTTTATggataataagtatttattagaCATATACTCTTTTGAAGCTATTTTATTAACAATACGGAATATTTATGGCTTCCAGGAGGAGAAATAGGTCTGGCAATTTTCATTACTATACTTATGTCATCATGACTAgccccaaataaattaatatgggatctctttaatattttattaaagattaatttgtattttttaaaagattttatttatttatttacagacagagatcacaagtaggcagagaggcaaacagagagagagggggaagcaggctccctactgagtagagagcccaaagtggggcttgatcccagaaccctgagatcattatctgagccaaaggcagaggttttaacccactgagacacccaggtgcccctgatttgtaattttaaaatgaaattaagtgaATTAATTTGATCATCCTCtcttttcccccccaaatttACAAGATTTAATAACTAGGGTCCATAATTATTAAACAATAGACACATCTTTATGTTTATATTTGCAGAAAGTTAATCCATAGTTTTTACAACATTCTCTggtgaagaaagaaggaaagaaagaaagaaagaaagaaagaactcaacAGAGTTTAAAAGGCACTGAACTTATCATGTTTTTTCCTAATATTAtctatttaagaattatttagaCAATTGCTCAGCAATAATAGTGAGATATCTCTGGTGAGATGATGGCAAATTTTATGGAATTCTAAAGATGGtgagaaagataaaaaattttacatCCAACTATTGATATAAGACCTGTATTGAATGTCACCAGTTCTAATCCATTTGATTTGTCCCCAAACCTGTTACATTTCTTTTAGAGGTATGGTAGATGGAAACAAATCCTCAGTAACTGATTTCATCCTTGTGGGGCTCTTTCCTGAATTTGAGCATTATATTGTCCTCAACTTCATGATAATTTTTATCTACACTTTTGCCTTCCTGGGAAACACACTTCTGATTGTCTTGATTTGGGGAGATTCTCGGCTCCATACACCCATGTACATTCTCCTCAGTCAACTCTCTCTCATTGACTTGACATTAACTTCCACCATTGTCCCAAAGATGGCTTCTAATTTTTTCACAGGGAAAAGGACAATATCATGGATTGGCTGTGGAACACAGAGTTTCTTCTTCCTAATGTTGGGAATGTCGGAGTGTTTCATCTTGACTCTCATGGcttatgaccgctatgtggctgTTTGCAACCCACTGCGTTACCCAATTATCATGAGCCCCAGGTTTTGTATGCACATGGTTTTGGGGTGTTGGATTGGAGGCTCTGTAAGTTCATTTATCCATACAGTCTACCCTATGCATTTTCCCATCTGTGGGTCACGGGAGATCCATCACTTCTTCTGTGAGGTCCCAGTCCTCATTAAGCTCTCC
Proteins encoded in this region:
- the LOC131831452 gene encoding olfactory receptor 2T27-like, yielding MVDGNKSSVTDFILVGLFPEFEHYIVLNFMIIFIYTFAFLGNTLLIVLIWGDSRLHTPMYILLSQLSLIDLTLTSTIVPKMASNFFTGKRTISWIGCGTQSFFFLMLGMSECFILTLMAYDRYVAVCNPLRYPIIMSPRFCMHMVLGCWIGGSVSSFIHTVYPMHFPICGSREIHHFFCEVPVLIKLSCEDTSAYQLVVVVTSILLLVVPFSLITASYTLIFLAVFRMNSVKGRKKTLATCSSHLTVVSLFFGPNIFIYMIFTSSHNAEQDQALSVFSNILTPMLNPLIYSLRNKEVVAALKKLMGKCVLSY